In the Desulfuribacillus alkaliarsenatis genome, CAGCAGGGGGGCATGTTGATGGAGATGCTGATGAAGCGATGTTTAATCGTCCACGCGGGCTGGCAGTTGCTCCTAATGGTGCGATTTATGTAGCGGATACGGGCAACCATTCGATTCGTCAGATTTACGATGGACAGGTCTATACGGTAGCTGGTAGTGGTCTGCGTGGTCATAAAGATGATGTGGGGCTTGAGGCGGAGTTCTGGAATCCGACAGATATTGTAATAGATTCCCAGGGGAATTTACTTGTTAGTGATACGCTAAATCATGTGATACGTAAAATTAATCAAGAGGGAAATGTTACGACTTATGCGGGTGAGCCAGGTAACACTAAGCTTTTGTTTGAACCGAATGGTTTAGCAATTGATGACAATGATTTGTTATATGTAGCAGATAGCGCGAATCAGCAAATAAAGGTGATTGATAAGGATGGTAGTATACGAGTACTTGCTGGAATGCCTGGGGAATTAGATCAAGATACAGGATATTGGCTTGGTGAATATGTAAATGGTCGTTCGGAGGATGCTAGATTTAATTTTCCAAGGGGTGTTGCTTTAAGTCCTGATGGATTTGTGTTTGTTGCCGATTCATGGACTCATACGATACGAGCCATATCGCCAAGTGGTCGTGTTTACACTGTGGCAGGGACTGGTGTGAGCGGCTTCGACTGGGATGAACAATTTATTACTGAATTTGATGGCCCAAGTGGGATTACATATGCGTTAGGATATTTGTTTGTTACGGATTATTGGAATAACCGTGTGGTAGCAATTCCTGTCATGAGAGAATTTTTAAGACCAATTATAGATTTTACTAACACTGATTCAGCAGTTCCTGTCTATATAGATGGCACAGAAATCAATTTTCCAGACGTGGAGCCTTTTATTGATAATGATCGGGTCCGAGTTCCACTGAGGTTTGTTGTTGAAGAGTGGGGTGCTGGGGTTAGCTGGGATGAGGATAACCGTAGTGTTATTGTAACAGTCGGTGGCCAAGAGTTTATTTTGTCGGAAGCAGATGGAGACTTCTTTATCCGTGACGATCGTTCTATCGTACAGTTGCGGACTCTTGTCGATAAGCTAGGCTTTTATATCGAATGGCGTGAAGACCATCGTGCGGTGGTAATTGAGACGTTTACGTATTAGTGGAGACGTTGCGTATTAGAGAGGAGAAGATACATGTATTCAGTCAACATTAGATTCTGGGGAGTTCGAGGATCAAAGCCTACCCCAGGTCGCCAAACAATGGGTTTTGGTGGTAATACGTCCTGTGTTCAGGTGCAAATCGGAGAACGCATATTACTGTTTGATGGAGGAACGGGGCTAGCTGAGTTTGGTAATCATATGCTAAAAAAGCAGCAGCTAAACGCTTCTAATGGAGTATTGCCTAAGATTGAAGCAGATATATTTTTCTCCCATTTACATTGGGATCATATACAGGGTCTACCGTTCTTTGTGCCGATGTATGTACCTGGTAATATATTTCATTTGTACGGAGAGAACAAAGAAAATTTAAACTTTCAAGAGGTTATAGAAATGCAGATGAAGCCACCACATTTTCCTATTACTATGAAGATGATGAAGGCTAGCTATCACTTCCATGAGGTATCCTCAGGAGAAACGATAGATATTGGGGATGGAATAAAGATTACTAGTTTTGCAGTAAAGCATCCTAACGACTGTCTGGCTTACCGAGTAAACTACGAAGGTGTCAACATAGTCTATTGTACAGATACTGAACCAATGGAGGGAGCTCAGGAAGAACAGTTTTTGTCTTTTGTGAACGGTGCTGATGTGCTAATCTATGACACACATTATACTAATCAGGAATATTTAGGGACTAATGATGATCCGCCTAAAAAAGGTTGGGGTCACTCAACGTGGCAAGAAGGCGTGCGCATTTGCCGCAACGCAGGTATATATCAATTCGTGATGTTCCATCATAAGGAGAATCGTTCTGACCAAGAAATGCAGCAGTTAGAAAGCCAGGTGCAGGAAATATTCCCTCGTACCGCTGCAGCACGTGAAGGCATGGTTATCAAAGTTGGAGGAGATAATCTTGAAAAAGTGGTCATTAATTATCCATAGTGTAGTTTTTCTGATATTTGCTATATTTTTACTTCTTAATACATTTGTAGTTTTTGATAATAACTTACAGGATCGCCTTTATCAAAAGCCTACTAGTACTGATCCTCGTATTGTTATTATTGCTATTGATGACGTGAGCTTGGAAATGTTCGGACGCTGGCCATGGCCGCGGGATTATCACGGTGAGCTAATCCGCATACTTAATGAAGCTGATCCAGCAGTTGTAGGCTTTGACATAATTTTCTCCGAGCCTTCTCAGGAGGCTCTTGATGATGAATATATGCTAATGACATTTGCTAAGATGGATCAGTTGATTTTACCTGTCTACGGTGTGTTTGATCGCATTGCAAGTCGCGGCATGCTAGAGACACAGCTAATAGTAGAGCCCTTCCCAGAGCTTAATAGAGTTACTGAAACGGCACATATCAATACCATAACTGATGAGGATGGCTTTGTAAGACATGCTTTATTACAATTTCGCTATGGTGATCAGGTTGTCGATAGCTTTGCTTGGCGAGTTTATGAGATGTATATGCAACGCATGGGTATAGAGCCAGTTGAAATAGATTCAGTACCAGTAGACCGTTGGCACCGTACATATATTAAGTATAGTGGTGAGCCCTTTGATATGGAAGCTATTCCATACTCTGCTGTGTTGACAGGTGAGGTTCCTGCTGAATATTTTCGAGATCGGATTGTATTAGTTGGTCCATATACCGTTGGGATGGCTGATGATTATTATTTCACGCCAATTGTTCCCCAGGAGGCTATGTTTGGTATTGAGATACACGCAAACATAATCCAGCATTTATTAGAGGGCGAATTTAAGGCGAATGTTCCATTGGTGTATGAGCTACTAATAATGCTTATCTTAGGTGTTTTAGGATTCATACTATTTTATAAATTCCGACCAGGAGTAAGTATTGTCATAATCGTATTTATGATTATGGGTTATATATTTGCTGCAAACTTCGCTTTTGCAAAAGGCTGGGTGGTGACTCTACTCTATCCGATTGGTTTTATTATGATGCAATATGTATTTGCACTAGGACATCAGTTTGTTGCTGAGCAGCTTGAGAAAAAACGTATTACAGATGTATTTGGAAAATATGTTGCACCGCAGATTGTTGGTAAGGTACTAGAAGAAGGAGAGGCAGGATTGCAGCTTGGTGGAACGAAGCGTGATATTAGTGTCTTATTTGTAGATATCCGAGGCTTTACACCGTTGTCGGAGGCAGCGAAGCCTGAAGAGGTTGTAGCGATTCTGAATGAATATTTAACACTGTGTGCCCAAGCGGTGTTTGATTATGGTGGTACCCTAGATAAATTTATTGGCGATGCGACAATGGCAATCTATAATGCACCGTTCGACTTGGAGAGGCATCAATTGCGAGCTGTGCAAACAGCCTGGGCAATGGCCCAAGGAGCAATCCCATTGCAGGAGCGTTTAGAAAAACAGTATGGCAAAACCGTGCGATTTGGAGTCGGTATCCACTGTGGCCCAGCTATTATAGGAAATATCGGTGCTAGCTTCCGTATGGACTATACCGCAATAGGAGATACGGTTAACACAGCAGCACGTATAGAGAGTAATACTAAGCCTGGGCAGCTATTAATTAGTCAAGCAGTTTACGAACATGTAAAAGACGATGTTGAAGTAACCGACCTCGGAATGCTTCAAGTTAAGGGTAAAGCTCAAGGAATTCAAGTATATCAGGTGGAAAATGTTAAAAATATGGATAAACCAGTGTTGTCTTAAAATCTATCAAATGGTCTATGGAGGTGAATGATTTGCGCATACTAAATAGCACACAAATAAGGAAAAGAAAAGGATTACGGTTATTAGGAACGATTATTTTATGCCTTAGCTTGCTCTTGCCTATAGGAGGCATTACAGAGGCATCAGTAACGAACGCACGGGTAATTAGTATCGATGGAGATGTACAGGTAATGCGTGGAGGTGGGGATAAGCCCTTTAGTGCTTTTGTTAACATGCGTTTAATGGAAGGTGATCGAATTATTACTGGTCGGGGCGCCAGTGCACGAGTAGAGATAGATAATGAGCGAACTATTACTCTATCAGAAAATACGAGAATATATCTATCGGAGCTACGAGGCGTTAGTGACACACAACAAAGCTCGATTGCTTTGCAGGCTGGCGGTGTTGCCAGTAGTGTAAAGAGTGCTGTTACAAGCTCATCACGCTTTGAGATTCGCACGCCTACAGCAGTAATGGGTGTTCGTGGTACGGAGTTCTTTACAAGCTATAGGGATGGAGAGGTTGATGTTCGTGTTGTTACTGGGTCAGTTAATGTTGCTGCTAGCTTATCTGGGGGAACACCTACACCACCAGCAAGACCTCCTGTTGTAGCACTACCACCAGTTCTTAACCCAGAGATTGCAGGTGGAGACGTTATTTCTCCACCGGTGGCACCACCAAGACCGATTAGACCTCCTGCACCACCGCCACCTCATCCAGAACCCGGAGCACCTGATGGAACTGGAATGCCAGAAAGAACTGTAAGTTTTGTAGTCGAAGCCATGCAACAGGTTAGGTTTACTGAACATACTCCACCTGAGCAGTTATTGGCACCGCCAGAACCATTCGATCTTGTTGGTTTGGATGTAATATTTATTGATCGCGTAGCTGAGATTGCTACAGAGACACCTGAGGTTATACCAGAGGGGATTCGTCAAGTAATTCCAGAGGCTCGTCAGCAGGCTGAAGAGCGCGCTCAACAACAAGCACAGCGCCAGGATATCGCTCCCGATGAATTAGCGGAGTTGCTAAGGACAAGAGAACAGCAGGCTGAGCTGCTGAATCAAAGGATGGTAGCGCCACGTAGTCCATCAACTGTGGCACCGCCACCACCACCAGCGCCGCCGTCACCGACACCAGCACCGACGCCAGATTCTGATCCTGGAGATAGTGGTGGAGGCGGTGGAGAGATTACGCAGCCAACTCAACCAAGCGCGTCAATTAATATTATAAGTGTTGAACCAAGTACAGGTATAATACCTGGTATAGAAACAACATTCAGTGTCCAGTTGAGCTACCAATTCTCTGGCATTAATCAAGGCATTGTTTATTTAGGATTTAATGATGTAGAAGAAGATAGTTACAGATTAGTATCTGATCAAATTGTGACCTCCAATTCGGGTACAATTACTCTTACAGGTGA is a window encoding:
- a CDS encoding stalk domain-containing protein: MGTMKNKFMVILFVVSLLLFGLHIQTLAQEQANENVDEGFTEAPFLIGSGDFEYLNGIYYEAEFRFPYGVTYNPHTDMMLIADLQNHRIRQMNMETFEVTTLAGTTEQVDRFGFPAGGHVDGDADEAMFNRPRGLAVAPNGAIYVADTGNHSIRQIYDGQVYTVAGSGLRGHKDDVGLEAEFWNPTDIVIDSQGNLLVSDTLNHVIRKINQEGNVTTYAGEPGNTKLLFEPNGLAIDDNDLLYVADSANQQIKVIDKDGSIRVLAGMPGELDQDTGYWLGEYVNGRSEDARFNFPRGVALSPDGFVFVADSWTHTIRAISPSGRVYTVAGTGVSGFDWDEQFITEFDGPSGITYALGYLFVTDYWNNRVVAIPVMREFLRPIIDFTNTDSAVPVYIDGTEINFPDVEPFIDNDRVRVPLRFVVEEWGAGVSWDEDNRSVIVTVGGQEFILSEADGDFFIRDDRSIVQLRTLVDKLGFYIEWREDHRAVVIETFTY
- a CDS encoding MBL fold metallo-hydrolase — translated: MYSVNIRFWGVRGSKPTPGRQTMGFGGNTSCVQVQIGERILLFDGGTGLAEFGNHMLKKQQLNASNGVLPKIEADIFFSHLHWDHIQGLPFFVPMYVPGNIFHLYGENKENLNFQEVIEMQMKPPHFPITMKMMKASYHFHEVSSGETIDIGDGIKITSFAVKHPNDCLAYRVNYEGVNIVYCTDTEPMEGAQEEQFLSFVNGADVLIYDTHYTNQEYLGTNDDPPKKGWGHSTWQEGVRICRNAGIYQFVMFHHKENRSDQEMQQLESQVQEIFPRTAAAREGMVIKVGGDNLEKVVINYP
- a CDS encoding CHASE2 domain-containing protein, which gives rise to MKKWSLIIHSVVFLIFAIFLLLNTFVVFDNNLQDRLYQKPTSTDPRIVIIAIDDVSLEMFGRWPWPRDYHGELIRILNEADPAVVGFDIIFSEPSQEALDDEYMLMTFAKMDQLILPVYGVFDRIASRGMLETQLIVEPFPELNRVTETAHINTITDEDGFVRHALLQFRYGDQVVDSFAWRVYEMYMQRMGIEPVEIDSVPVDRWHRTYIKYSGEPFDMEAIPYSAVLTGEVPAEYFRDRIVLVGPYTVGMADDYYFTPIVPQEAMFGIEIHANIIQHLLEGEFKANVPLVYELLIMLILGVLGFILFYKFRPGVSIVIIVFMIMGYIFAANFAFAKGWVVTLLYPIGFIMMQYVFALGHQFVAEQLEKKRITDVFGKYVAPQIVGKVLEEGEAGLQLGGTKRDISVLFVDIRGFTPLSEAAKPEEVVAILNEYLTLCAQAVFDYGGTLDKFIGDATMAIYNAPFDLERHQLRAVQTAWAMAQGAIPLQERLEKQYGKTVRFGVGIHCGPAIIGNIGASFRMDYTAIGDTVNTAARIESNTKPGQLLISQAVYEHVKDDVEVTDLGMLQVKGKAQGIQVYQVENVKNMDKPVLS